In the genome of Notamacropus eugenii isolate mMacEug1 chromosome 5, mMacEug1.pri_v2, whole genome shotgun sequence, one region contains:
- the VWA1 gene encoding von Willebrand factor A domain-containing protein 1: MIVWAALGLLCLRLALGQSIPEPGPATHTQAAQGDLLFLLDSSSSVSYYEFSRVKEFVGQLVQLLPLDSGAVQTSMVHVGSKPAVEFPFDQHRSGAAAQEAIRAAKQLMGDTNTGLALALAKEQLFTTKAGARPGVRKVLVWVTDGGSSDDAQAPMQALKDLGVTVFIISTGRGNFLDLSAAASQPPEKHLRFVDVDDLQIIVPELRGSILEAMRPQGLHATEVTSHSFRLVWPPLLSGDSGYYLLEVTPSADPHAKQSRHLLANETSWLWDGLKPSTTYKVVLVPESNLHYLAPQTTQVTTLEEEVSPARILISHSKSHGFHVSWAPTPVGVLRYEVLYGPLPGGEARLLEVPATENSTTLDNLSPNTTYLVTVVAIYQSGREKALSAKACTQEVASKIGRLYFQSLGPSTVKASWDSAEGDVQGYQVRCRRQVGPPSLLSVAPQTHSVILTGLAAGTSNHVCVTPIYQSHAGPQRCQTVHMHPVTPAPEYRPT; the protein is encoded by the exons ATGATTGTCTGGGCGGCCCTGGGCCTCCTCTGCCTGCGGCTGGCTTTGGGGCAGAGCATACCTGAGCCAG GCCCTGCCACGCATACCCAAGCTGCTCAGGGTGACCTCCTCTTTTTGCTGGACAGCTCATCTAGTGTCTCCTACTACGAATTCTCTCGGGTGAAGGAGTTTGTGGGGCAGTTGGTCCAGCTGCTGCCCTTGGACTCAGGGGCTGTACAAACCAGCATGGTGCATGTGGGCAGTAAGCCTGCAGTCGAATTCCCCTTTGACCAGCATCGCTCAGGGGCTGCTGCCCAGGAGGCCATCCGGGCCGCCAAGCAGCTGATGGGGGACACCAACACTGGGCTGGCCCTGGCCCTGGCCAAGGAGCAGCTGTTCACCACTAAAGCAGGCGCTCGGCCTGGGGTGCGCAAGGTGCTGGTGTGGGTGACCGATGGAGGCTCGAGTGATGATGCACAGGCCCCCATGCAGGCACTCAAGGACCTGGGGGTGACCGTCTTCATCATCAGCACTGGCCGAGGCAACTTCCTAGACCTCTCTGCTGCCGCCTCCCAACCCCCTGAGAAGCACCTGCGCTTTGTGGATGTGGATGACTTACAAATTATCGTCCCTGAGCTACGAGGCTCCATCCTCG AGGCCATGCGGCCCCAGGGGCTTCACGCCACTGAGGTCACATCCCATAGCTTCCGCCTGGTGTGGCCACCGCTGCTGTCCGGTGACTCTGGCTACTACCTGTTGGAGGTGACGCCCAGTGCTGACCCCCACGCCAAGCAGAGTCGTCACTTGCTTGCAAACGAGACCAGTTGGCTCTGGGATGGCCTGAAACCCAGTACCACCTACAAGGTGGTCTTGGTGCCTGAGTCCAACCTTCACTACCTGGCCCCACAGACTACCCAAGTCACTACTCTGGAAG AGGAGGTCAGCCCAGCCCGGATCCTCATTTCCCACTCAAAGTCTCACGGCTTTCACGTGAGCTGGGCCCCGACACCTGTGGGTGTGCTCCGGTACGAGGTCCTGTATGGACCCCTGCCTGGGGGTGAGGCCCGGCTCCTCGAGGTGCCTGCCACGGAGAACAGCACCACGCTGGACAATCTGTCGCCCAACACCACCTACCTGGTCACCGTGGTTGCCATCTATCAGTCTGGCCGAGAGAAAGCCTTGTCAGCTAAGGCTTGCACACAAGAAG TGGCCTCCAAGATTGGGCGCCTCTACTTTCAGAGCTTGGGCCCTAGCACTGTGAAGGCCTCATGGGACTCAGCAGAGGGCGATGTCCAGGGCTACCAGGTACGGTGCCGGCGGCAGGTGGGGCCTCCGTCCCTTCTCAGCGTGGCACCACAGACCCACAGCGTCATCCTCACAGGCCTGGCTGCTGGCACCAGCAACCATGTGTGTGTGACACCTATCTACCAAAGCCATGCTGGGCCTCAGCGCTGCCAGACTGTCCACATGCACCCTG tCACGCCAGCTCCTGAGTATAGACCCACTTAG
- the LOC140504026 gene encoding uncharacterized protein isoform X2 translates to MVCQTVTVLSAEDTKKGRNCPAFTQVGRYIEKRNEFLSNTQKTALGQHHNAHELAKSQASSGSLENTSWTQEEEMADLSSQKDSPTIDDLEESLQKLKVQVRPRLAPSLSLDSDTADVSGSDAADLWSPSQSLWSEDQWSPSPLGEREALLKVPMDWGQCLSPQLLSRPLENSSHLRTSGLPVRSLAPGYYRAGLLGSEVPMSSCLPSLALVMDGSPAQSFPPKLGAPHVIGVKSLLPPKTPVRSCSPQRRGSSPGVPRGRSLSFTRSHSFSPASKRTRWVRSHSQSPRPIWRPTSARANACAQPPPQLIRPGGSRKKTVLTRPSRSRTCKPGAWAARQTCMPPETQEEEALGHSWSPYCLPVPGISSPLVQEMNKRFFQTLEEGRVHQSLGTMAPIQKALTQLRLQHLRAEEEWVLELKRQQELEHIRGPRSKWYEMKSSQFHYEAHKHIALLRRSQDSPFLCDSTQELASKAKEFNEDSRPTHLDSFFTRQDH, encoded by the exons AGAGAAACGAAATGAATTTCTCAGTAATACTCAGAAAACTGCCCTTGGCCAACATCATAATGCTCATGAATTAGCCAAGAGTCAGGCATCTTCGGGCAGCCTGGAAAACACTTCATGGACTCAAGAGGAAGAAATGG CTGATTTGTCTTCTCAGAAGGACAGTCCCACGATTGATGACCTAGAAGAAAGTCTACAGAAGCTGAAGGTCCAAGTGCGCCCACGCTTGGCCCCCAGCCTGAGTCTTGACTCTGACACTGCAGATGTGTCTGGTTCGGATGCCGCTGACCTCTGGAGTCCTAGTCAGTCTCTGTGGTCTGAAGATCAATGGAGCCCATCTCCCCTGGGGGAGAGGGAAGCCCTGCTGAAGGTGCCCATGGACTGGGGACAGTGTCTGAGCCCCCAGCTCTTGTCCAGACCGTTGGAAAACAGCTCACACCTTAGGACTTCAGGCCTTCCAGTGAGGTCGCTAGCTCCAGGCTACTACAGAGCAGGCCTTCTTGGAAGTGAGGTGCCCATGAGTAGCTGTCTACCATCTCTGGCCTTGGTGATGGATGGATCCCCTGCACAGTCCTTCCCCCCTAAACTAGGGGCACCTCATGTGATTGGTGTAAAGTCTTTGCTGCCTCCTAAGACCCCGGTGAGGTCCTGCTCTCCCCAGAGGAGAGGCAGCTCTCCAGGGGTACCTAGAGGCAGGTCTCTTTCTTTCACCCGATCCCATTCTTTCTCCCCTGCTTCCAAAAGGACGAGATGGGTCCGGTCTCACTCCCAGTCCCCTAGGCCCATCTGGAGACCCACCTCAGCCAGAGCCAATGCTTGTGCACAACCTCCCCCTCAGCTCATCCGACCCGGGGGGAGCAGAAAGAAAACAGTTCTGACCAGACCATCTCGATCTCGAACTTGTAAGCCTGGAGCCTGGGCTGCCCGCCAGACCTGCATGCCCCCTGAAACCCAGGAGGAAGAAGCCCTGGGCCACTCCTGGAGCCCTTATTGCCTGCCTGTGCCTGGAATCTCCTCCCCCCTGGTTCAGGAGATGAACAAAAG GTTCTTCCAGACCCTTGAAGAAGGCCGTGTGCATCAGTCCCTGGGGACCATGGCCCCCATCCAGAAAGCCTTGACACAACTCCGTTTGCAGCACCTTCGGGCAGAGGAAGAGTGGGTATTGGAGCTGAAGAGGCAGCAGGAACTGGAACACATCCGTGGCCCCAGGTCCAAATG GTACGAAATGAAAAGCTCCCAGTTCCATTATGAAGCCCACAAACATATTGCCTTGCTGAGGAGGAGCCAGGACTCACCATTCCTCTGTGACTCCACACAGGAATTGGCTTCCAAGGCCAAGGAGTTTAACGAGGACTCCAGGCCTACTCATCTGGATTCCTTTTTCACTCGGCAGGATCATTAG
- the LOC140504026 gene encoding uncharacterized protein isoform X1 gives MAAPKKPVPPEPLSFVLRGHRAPLREKRNEFLSNTQKTALGQHHNAHELAKSQASSGSLENTSWTQEEEMADLSSQKDSPTIDDLEESLQKLKVQVRPRLAPSLSLDSDTADVSGSDAADLWSPSQSLWSEDQWSPSPLGEREALLKVPMDWGQCLSPQLLSRPLENSSHLRTSGLPVRSLAPGYYRAGLLGSEVPMSSCLPSLALVMDGSPAQSFPPKLGAPHVIGVKSLLPPKTPVRSCSPQRRGSSPGVPRGRSLSFTRSHSFSPASKRTRWVRSHSQSPRPIWRPTSARANACAQPPPQLIRPGGSRKKTVLTRPSRSRTCKPGAWAARQTCMPPETQEEEALGHSWSPYCLPVPGISSPLVQEMNKRFFQTLEEGRVHQSLGTMAPIQKALTQLRLQHLRAEEEWVLELKRQQELEHIRGPRSKWYEMKSSQFHYEAHKHIALLRRSQDSPFLCDSTQELASKAKEFNEDSRPTHLDSFFTRQDH, from the exons AGAGAAACGAAATGAATTTCTCAGTAATACTCAGAAAACTGCCCTTGGCCAACATCATAATGCTCATGAATTAGCCAAGAGTCAGGCATCTTCGGGCAGCCTGGAAAACACTTCATGGACTCAAGAGGAAGAAATGG CTGATTTGTCTTCTCAGAAGGACAGTCCCACGATTGATGACCTAGAAGAAAGTCTACAGAAGCTGAAGGTCCAAGTGCGCCCACGCTTGGCCCCCAGCCTGAGTCTTGACTCTGACACTGCAGATGTGTCTGGTTCGGATGCCGCTGACCTCTGGAGTCCTAGTCAGTCTCTGTGGTCTGAAGATCAATGGAGCCCATCTCCCCTGGGGGAGAGGGAAGCCCTGCTGAAGGTGCCCATGGACTGGGGACAGTGTCTGAGCCCCCAGCTCTTGTCCAGACCGTTGGAAAACAGCTCACACCTTAGGACTTCAGGCCTTCCAGTGAGGTCGCTAGCTCCAGGCTACTACAGAGCAGGCCTTCTTGGAAGTGAGGTGCCCATGAGTAGCTGTCTACCATCTCTGGCCTTGGTGATGGATGGATCCCCTGCACAGTCCTTCCCCCCTAAACTAGGGGCACCTCATGTGATTGGTGTAAAGTCTTTGCTGCCTCCTAAGACCCCGGTGAGGTCCTGCTCTCCCCAGAGGAGAGGCAGCTCTCCAGGGGTACCTAGAGGCAGGTCTCTTTCTTTCACCCGATCCCATTCTTTCTCCCCTGCTTCCAAAAGGACGAGATGGGTCCGGTCTCACTCCCAGTCCCCTAGGCCCATCTGGAGACCCACCTCAGCCAGAGCCAATGCTTGTGCACAACCTCCCCCTCAGCTCATCCGACCCGGGGGGAGCAGAAAGAAAACAGTTCTGACCAGACCATCTCGATCTCGAACTTGTAAGCCTGGAGCCTGGGCTGCCCGCCAGACCTGCATGCCCCCTGAAACCCAGGAGGAAGAAGCCCTGGGCCACTCCTGGAGCCCTTATTGCCTGCCTGTGCCTGGAATCTCCTCCCCCCTGGTTCAGGAGATGAACAAAAG GTTCTTCCAGACCCTTGAAGAAGGCCGTGTGCATCAGTCCCTGGGGACCATGGCCCCCATCCAGAAAGCCTTGACACAACTCCGTTTGCAGCACCTTCGGGCAGAGGAAGAGTGGGTATTGGAGCTGAAGAGGCAGCAGGAACTGGAACACATCCGTGGCCCCAGGTCCAAATG GTACGAAATGAAAAGCTCCCAGTTCCATTATGAAGCCCACAAACATATTGCCTTGCTGAGGAGGAGCCAGGACTCACCATTCCTCTGTGACTCCACACAGGAATTGGCTTCCAAGGCCAAGGAGTTTAACGAGGACTCCAGGCCTACTCATCTGGATTCCTTTTTCACTCGGCAGGATCATTAG